The proteins below are encoded in one region of Salmo salar chromosome ssa02, Ssal_v3.1, whole genome shotgun sequence:
- the LOC106576827 gene encoding trichohyalin isoform X2, whose amino-acid sequence MGTKRPSLTPFDTFDPSNQSASYRNPQPISQICRETSPRPGTVARTDRERERIREEEWRREREMERLKDKTRNRRKEMEPRPRERNREKECSPISRGREEEREWRERERGRAGERRTNGRPTSNLEIRNDRDREKERKKGDTFPRMIKNSKERDRRMSAFVEEDVGKEGTRQFERQKGTEMDDWERERETAAKIQRYRDAERDFQRYREREREKERIRAQEDGERNGGKPMEDKTVRRRERAREAEPDFRERRRERDSKGNDLWSKRERYMDGERERSKLRQGEREVRRREGDSQNYSDREGRDGRREGNTEGQRDTRSEGDSDGGKWKERVRDDNRRELKHPHSKSEGDNEGNAAWDRVREKEKERQKWRGGEIYRERDGRRDAYRQRVREGDRDGKSDMERYRERDRRKVREVKRERNEVREGGRREDGLRERRDPEKVREGTQSNVTGERVKRMDGERFRERERYSKGEDEERRRREKRDRETDPKREGEADGASRSLSETAPRVPPRVQSSGEWSSDIERERKWRRGRESNEEKKSEGEKDVDRGQREFSEKERPDRVRGREEGEEETIPKRAEQRRMWLLPQRVRYNKDSSLEDEVIERERDTSEEEDRSVEQRTGREKERKTEGEGQEDRSVEQRKSIDEERETETEGGRERYSERGLNVDEDDETEAWRSYSRGEEHQTYSDGEREERWQRDRETESENVTDNTEGDREEEGGSDRYARFESDGGSEREWEGGRDRIPSSEDGFITVSSGGEEEFEDCKEFVEVGVANHVTRQPVGFQGRRHERERERTEERTEQNDDAVKGEVNDGKGKKQPTYVFCVIGQTLPRSKPNQTAVLGDLESEETNQNPGYGDRDSGDITHPSRDGDQGAEDERKIVRDEIHVPKEERTDTEESSIVDVSHTTLERDSGERLKVMEENPYAERERRRNSETEKLLKEWRERHKEYTEIRERDPTDRRRTEPEIGPSSHPSGEYHHHGVPVVDQATSDQNNPGVMSPEEAVAIQIRISGAWSTEAEAKRHSQASQMKWAKNVLSEILGSSEEHALGNPQPESQGSQKVSQTARGTERVEEELEEEKDETPERGGASTVYATVQKRTKHGKVEDERGTGEKLTDMHAEALTAMLGDGKPIDMHAALTLHNTHGDTPTDRQGEEVEDNNVCADKQTDSHIHIQVEMVTEDEGEMEKGVEVVDKVHILDAEKEANAQKEEDLFLSVSNTLYKPTSCPSLIYNPDSEQPIIPIEEKTVEEGEKERTVGEGEENSVVEGKQERRIEDWTDDRGKVGEATEERKVEREEEKRVGGEEERMREGKEESKKTGGGGVKSTCSFQDSGTDVRYRRRGFRKTTERRNEEEEEGRGDARDRRTRIFQASDDEEEEVCFNWGDVDLRNVTDTIRMARRNSKFYNSQLYQEYSETAQNREILSQSCSDALSIYEELPVPLSPVPSSLAPSLPPARRPLPRLPPVIHPHSLSHSGSTSSGTSAKFLPIPQPPQAPPARPSSPRLSISLTQSPSLWQEIPEVRNSAEFGELTDDQRRLQEVQFEVVTSEASYCRSLDIVVDHFVKSKQLGELLTTQDRSWLFSRLADVRAISHSFLSKLEERVESDMMHFTVCDIIARHCQRFKKVYVPYLTNQSYQDATYQRLMDENHGFRRVVEKLERSPVCQRLPLRSFLILPFQRITRIKLLVQNIVKRTAQGTEEEVQAIKAMKLLERLIQESNDSITQMKSIESLVSLSARVDFECRTLPLVSQSRRLVREGPVTEIMDFSLKETERSVYLHLFNDYLLLSLNKEGGRFTVIDHAPVSELRAENCRVKLHSLEKNLFRLHLNKKALLLCTNTQGDKLRWISAVSRPHPVIDYSTAQDFTQMQCIRAFVAHQPDELSLEKAEVILVHQQSSDGWVEGTRLSDRHRGWTPESHLETIASLRVRQRNLLDALKITTATAAV is encoded by the exons ATGGGAACGAAACGCCCCAGTCTGACTCCCTTTGACACATTTGATCCATCCAATCAAAGCGCTTCCTACCGGAACCCTCAGCCAATCAGCCAGATCTGCCGCGAAACAAGTCCCAGACCTGGAACTGTGGcccggacagacagagagagggagaggatccgagaggaggaatggaggagagaaagagaaatggagagattgAAGGACAAAACAAGAAATAGAAGAAAAGAGATGGAACCCAGAccaagagagaggaacagagagaaggagTGTTCCCCCATatccagagggagggaggaggaaagggaatggagagagagagaaagggggagagcgggagagagacgtACCAATGGAAGACCTACTTCAAATCTGGAGATTAGgaacgacagagacagagaaaaggagagaaagaaaggagacaCATTTCCTAGAATGATAAAAAAtagcaaagagagagacagaagaatgaGTGCATTTGTGGAGGAAGATGTGGGGAAAGAAGGAACGAGACAATTTGAGAGACAGAAGGGAACAGAGATggatgactgggagagagaacgagagacagcaGCAAAGATACAGCGGTATCGAGATGCAGAGAGGGACTTCCaaaggtacagagagagggagagggagaaggagagaatcaGGGCACAGGAGGacggagagagaaatggagggaagcCCATGGAGGATAAGACagtgagacggagggagagagcgagggaagcgGAGCCAGATttcagagagaggagaagagagagggattcaAAGGGCAATGACCTATGGAGCAAAAGAGAGAGGtatatggatggagagagagagaggtcaaaacTCCGGCAGGGAGAAAGGGAGGttagaagaagagagggagattcACAGAACTATTCGGATAGAGAGggcagggatggaaggagggaaggaaatacagagggacagagggacaccaGGAGTGAGGGAGACAGTGATGGAGGGAagtggaaagagagagtgagggatgacAACAGAAGAGAACTGAAACATCCTCATAGTAAAAGTGAGGGGGACAATGAGGGGAACGCAGCATGGGAtagagtgagggagaaagagaaggagagacagaaatggagagggggggagatatacagagagagggatggaaggagagatgcttatagacagagagtgagggaaggggacagggatggaAAGAGCGACatggaaagatacagagagagggacaggagaaaaGTGAgggaagtgaagagagagaggaatgaggtgAGAGAAGGGGGCAGACGAGAGGACGGACTAAGGGAAAGGAGGGACCCGGAGAAAGTGAGGGAGGGAACACAGTCCAATGtaactggagagagagtgaagcGGATGGATGGAGaaagattcagagagagggagagatattccaagggggaggatgaagagaggaggcgcagggagaagagggacagagagacagatcccAAAAGGGAGGGAGAAGCAGACGGAGCTAGTCGATCGCTGAGTGAGACAGCCCCAAGGGTGCCACCACGAGTCCAGAGCAGCGGAGAATGGAGCAGTGacatagagagggaaagaaaatggagaagaggaagagaaagtaATGAAGAGAagaagtcagagggagagaaggatgtggatagggggcagagAGAGTTTAGTGAAAAAGAGAGACCAgatagagtgagggggagagaagaaggagaggaggagacgataCCAAAGCGCGCTGAGCAACGGAGGATGTGGTTATTACCACAGAGGGTCAGATATAACAAAGACTCCTCTTTAGAGGATGAGGTTATAGAGCGAGAAAGAGATACAAGTGAAGAAGAGGACAGATCCGTGGAACAAAGGACaggcagagaaaaagagaggaagacagagggagaaggacaaGAGGATAGGTCGGTGGAACAAAGAAAGTCCATAGACgaagagagagaaactgagacggagggagggagggagaggtattcGGAGAGAGGGTTAAATGTAGATGAAGATGATGAGACAGAAGCCTGGAGGAGTTAtagcagaggagaggaacaccagACTtacagcgatggagagagagaggaacgctGGCAAAGGGACagggagacggagagcgagaaTGTGACAGATAACACAGAGGGTgacagagaggaagaaggaggaaGTGATAGATATGCACGGTTCGAGAGCGatggaggaagtgagagagagtgggaaggagggagagatagaatcCCTTCCTCTGAGGATGGCTTTATCACTGTGTCCAGCGGTGGAGAAGAGGAGTTTGAGGACTGCAAGGAATTCGTGGAAGTTGGGGTTGCTAATCATGTTACAAGGCAACCTGTTGGCTTTCAGGGGAGAAgacatgaaagagagagagaaagaacagaagAGCGGACAGAGCAAAATGATGATGCAGTGAAGGGAGAGGTGAATGACGGAAAGGGGAAGAAGCAACCCACCTATGTGTTCTGTGTGATTGGACAAACATTGCCCAGGTCAAAACCCAATCAGACAGCAGTCTTGGGTGACTTGGAATCAGAGGAGACAAATCAAAATCCTGGATATGGTGATAGGGACAGTGGTGACATAACAcacccttccagagatggagacCAAGGGGCAGAGGATGAGAGAAAAATAGTGAGAGATGAGATCCATGTGCCAAaggaggagagaacagacacagaaGAGAGCTCCATAGTGGATGTCAGTCACACCACCCTAGAACGAGACAGTGGAGAACGACTGAAGGTCATGGAGGAGAACCCATACgctgagagagagcgaaggagaaaCTCTGAGACCGAAAAACTCCTCAAAGAGTGGAGAGAAAGACATAAAGAGTACACAGAAATAAGAGAGAGGGACCCaacagacaggaggaggacagaacCAGAGATAGGTCCATCTTCACATCCCAGTGGAGAGTACCACCACCATGGGGTCCCTGTAGTTGACCAAGCCACCTCTGACCAGAATAACCCTGGAGTGATGAGCCCAGAGGAAGCTGTGGCCATCCAAATCCGTATAAGTGGAGCCTGGAGCACAGAAGCGGAGGCCAAGCGCCACTCCCAGGCCTCACAAATGAAGTGGGCCAAGAACGTATTGAGCGAGATCCTTGGCAGCTCGGAGGAACACGCCCTCGGCAACCCCCAGCCAGAGTCACAGGGAAGTCAAAAGGTCAGCCAGACTGCGAGAGGGACCGAGAGGGTAGAAGAGGAGCTAGAGGAAGAAAAGGATGAGACGCCAGAGCGGGGAGGAGCCTCAACCGTCTACGCCACGGTTCAGAAGAGGACGAAGCATG GGAAGGTGGAGGATGAGAGAGGTACAGGGGAGAAACTAACAGACATGCATGCTGAGGCTCTCACAGCTATGCTTGGTGATGGCAAACCCATAGACATGCATGCTGCCCTGACCCTACACAATACTCATGGTGacacacctacagacagacagggagaggaggtggaggataaCAATGTGTGTgcggacaaacaaacagacagtcaTATACATATCCAGGTAGAGATGGTGACAGAGGATGAGGGTGAGATGGAGAAAGGGGTCGAAGTTGTGGACAAGGTTCATATACTGGATGCAGAGAAAGAAGCGAATGCCCAGAAAGAGGAagatctgtttctctctgtgagCAACACCCTGTACAAACCAACCAGCTGCCCAAGCCTTATATACAACCCTGATTCAGAACAACCTATCATCCCCATAGAGGAAAAGACGGTGgaagaaggggagaaagagaggactgtgggagagggggaagagaatagTGTGGTAGAGGGGAAGCAGGAAAGGAGGATAGAAGATTGGACCGACGACAGGGGGAAAGTGGGAGAGGCAACTGAGGAGAGGAAAgtggaaagggaggaggagaagagggtaggaggggaagaggagaggatgagggagggcaAGGAAGAGAGTAAAAAAacgggaggagggggggtgaagaGCACTTGTAGTTTCCAAGATTCTGGCACCGATGTTCGGTATAGGAGGCGGGGGTTCCGCAAGACAACAGAAAGAAGAaacgaggaagaagaagaaggaagaggAGATGCGAGGGATCGCAGAACAAGAATATTCCAGGCGTCAg atgatgaggaggaggaggtgtgcttCAACTGGGGAGACGTGGACCTGAG gaATGTCACGGATACCATCAGAATGGCTAGGAGGAACTCCAAATTTTACA ATTCCCAGCTCTACCAGGAGTACAGTGAGACAGCTCAGAACAGGGAGATCCTCAGTCAGTCTTGCTCTGACGCCCTCTCCATCTACGAGgagctccctgtccccctgtcccccgtACCCTCCTCCCTGGCCCCCTCGCTCCCTCCTGCCCGCAGACCCTTACCCCGTCTCCCCCCAGTCATCCACCCCCACTCTCTGTCCCACTCTGGCTCTACCTCCAGTGGCACCAGTGCCAAGTTCCTACCCATACCACAGCCGCCCCAGGCCCCCCCAGCCAGGCCTTCCTCTCCccgcctctccatctccctcacccAGTCCCCCAGCCTGTGGCAGGAGATCCCTGAGGTCAGGAACAGTGCTGAGTTTGGGGAGCTGACTGACGACCAGAGACGCCTGCAggag GTGCAGTTTGAGGTTGTAACTTCGGAAGCGTCGTACTGTCGTAGTCTGGACATTGTGGTGGATCACTTTGTCAAGTCTAAGCAGCTCGGGGAGCTGTTGACTACTCAGGACAGGAGCTGGCTGTTCTCCaggctggctgatgtccgagCCATCAGCCACAG TTTTCTGTCGAAGCTGGAAGAGAGGGTGGAATCTGATATGATGCACTTCACCGTGTGTGACATCATTGCTCGCCACTGTCAACGCTTCAAGAAGGTCTACGTGCCCTACCTCACCAACCAATCATATCAGGATGCCACTTACCAGAGACTCAT GGATGAGAACCATGGGTTCAGGCGGGTAGTGGAGAAATTGGAACGCAGTCCAGTGTGTCAGCGCCTTCCTCTTCGCTCCTTCCTCATCCTTCCCTTCCAGAGGATCACACGAATTAAACTCCTTGTGCAG AACATCGTGAAGAGAACAGCCCAAGGCACAGAGGAGGAGGTCCAGGCCATCAAAGCTATGAAGCTACTGGAGAGA tTGATCCAGGAGAGCAATGACAGTATTACTCAGATGAAGAGCATTGAGtcgctggtctctctcagtgCCAGAGTGGACTTTGAATGCAGG actctCCCCCTGGTCAGTCAGTCTCGTAGGCTGGTGAGAGAGGGACCGGTGACTGAGATTATGGATTTCTCtctgaaggagacagagaggagtgtctACCTTCACCTCTTCAATGACTACCTGCTGCTGTCGCTGAACAAAGA AGGGGGCAGGTTCACGGTGATAGACCATGCTCCAGTGTCAGAACTGCGAGCTGAGAACTGTCGGGTCAAACTGCACTCTCTAGAGAAGAACCTTTTCCGCCTCCACCTTAACAAGAAAGCCCTGCTACTTTGCACCAACACACA AGGTGATAAACTGCGATGGATCTCTGCTGTCTCCAGGCCCCATCCTGTTATTGACTACTCTACAGCACAAG ACTTCACACAGATGCAGTGCATCCGAGCCTTCGTTGCCCACCAACCAGACGAGCTGTCCCTGGAGAAGGCTGAGGTGATTCTCGTCCACCAGCAGAGCAGCGACG GTTGGGTGGAGGGGACCAGGctgtcagacagacacagaggatgGACTCCTGAGTCCCATTTGGAAACCATAGCCAGCCTCAGGGTCCGGCAGCGCAACCTGCTGGACGCTCTAAAAATTACCACAGCCACGGCTGCAGTATGA
- the LOC106576827 gene encoding trichohyalin isoform X3: MGTKRPSLTPFDTFDPSNQSASYRNPQPISQICRETSPRPGTVARTDRERERIREEEWRREREMERLKDKTRNRRKEMEPRPRERNREKECSPISRGREEEREWRERERGRAGERRTNGRPTSNLEIRNDRDREKERKKGDTFPRMIKNSKERDRRMSAFVEEDVGKEGTRQFERQKGTEMDDWERERETAAKIQRYRDAERDFQRYREREREKERIRAQEDGERNGGKPMEDKTVRRRERAREAEPDFRERRRERDSKGNDLWSKRERYMDGERERSKLRQGEREVRRREGDSQNYSDREGRDGRREGNTEGQRDTRSEGDSDGGKWKERVRDDNRRELKHPHSKSEGDNEGNAAWDRVREKEKERQKWRGGEIYRERDGRRDAYRQRVREGDRDGKSDMERYRERDRRKVREVKRERNEVREGGRREDGLRERRDPEKVREGTQSNVTGERVKRMDGERFRERERYSKGEDEERRRREKRDRETDPKREGEADGASRSLSETAPRVPPRVQSSGEWSSDIERERKWRRGRESNEEKKSEGEKDVDRGQREFSEKERPDRVRGREEGEEETIPKRAEQRRMWLLPQRVRYNKDSSLEDEVIERERDTSEEEDRSVEQRTGREKERKTEGEGQEDRSVEQRKSIDEERETETEGGRERYSERGLNVDEDDETEAWRSYSRGEEHQTYSDGEREERWQRDRETESENVTDNTEGDREEEGGSDRYARFESDGGSEREWEGGRDRIPSSEDGFITVSSGGEEEFEDCKEFVEVGVANHVTRQPVGFQGRRHERERERTEERTEQNDDAVKGEVNDGKGKKQPTYVFCVIGQTLPRSKPNQTAVLGDLESEETNQNPGYGDRDSGDITHPSRDGDQGAEDERKIVRDEIHVPKEERTDTEESSIVDVSHTTLERDSGERLKVMEENPYAERERRRNSETEKLLKEWRERHKEYTEIRERDPTDRRRTEPEIGPSSHPSGEYHHHGVPVVDQATSDQNNPGVMSPEEAVAIQIRISGAWSTEAEAKRHSQASQMKWAKNVLSEILGSSEEHALGNPQPESQGSQKVSQTARGTERVEEELEEEKDETPERGGASTVYATVQKRTKHGRKSVEARLAEREAEPGKVEDERDDEEEEVCFNWGDVDLRNVTDTIRMARRNSKFYNSQLYQEYSETAQNREILSQSCSDALSIYEELPVPLSPVPSSLAPSLPPARRPLPRLPPVIHPHSLSHSGSTSSGTSAKFLPIPQPPQAPPARPSSPRLSISLTQSPSLWQEIPEVRNSAEFGELTDDQRRLQEVQFEVVTSEASYCRSLDIVVDHFVKSKQLGELLTTQDRSWLFSRLADVRAISHSFLSKLEERVESDMMHFTVCDIIARHCQRFKKVYVPYLTNQSYQDATYQRLMDENHGFRRVVEKLERSPVCQRLPLRSFLILPFQRITRIKLLVQNIVKRTAQGTEEEVQAIKAMKLLERLIQESNDSITQMKSIESLVSLSARVDFECRTLPLVSQSRRLVREGPVTEIMDFSLKETERSVYLHLFNDYLLLSLNKEGGRFTVIDHAPVSELRAENCRVKLHSLEKNLFRLHLNKKALLLCTNTQGDKLRWISAVSRPHPVIDYSTAQDFTQMQCIRAFVAHQPDELSLEKAEVILVHQQSSDGWVEGTRLSDRHRGWTPESHLETIASLRVRQRNLLDALKITTATAAV; encoded by the exons ATGGGAACGAAACGCCCCAGTCTGACTCCCTTTGACACATTTGATCCATCCAATCAAAGCGCTTCCTACCGGAACCCTCAGCCAATCAGCCAGATCTGCCGCGAAACAAGTCCCAGACCTGGAACTGTGGcccggacagacagagagagggagaggatccgagaggaggaatggaggagagaaagagaaatggagagattgAAGGACAAAACAAGAAATAGAAGAAAAGAGATGGAACCCAGAccaagagagaggaacagagagaaggagTGTTCCCCCATatccagagggagggaggaggaaagggaatggagagagagagaaagggggagagcgggagagagacgtACCAATGGAAGACCTACTTCAAATCTGGAGATTAGgaacgacagagacagagaaaaggagagaaagaaaggagacaCATTTCCTAGAATGATAAAAAAtagcaaagagagagacagaagaatgaGTGCATTTGTGGAGGAAGATGTGGGGAAAGAAGGAACGAGACAATTTGAGAGACAGAAGGGAACAGAGATggatgactgggagagagaacgagagacagcaGCAAAGATACAGCGGTATCGAGATGCAGAGAGGGACTTCCaaaggtacagagagagggagagggagaaggagagaatcaGGGCACAGGAGGacggagagagaaatggagggaagcCCATGGAGGATAAGACagtgagacggagggagagagcgagggaagcgGAGCCAGATttcagagagaggagaagagagagggattcaAAGGGCAATGACCTATGGAGCAAAAGAGAGAGGtatatggatggagagagagagaggtcaaaacTCCGGCAGGGAGAAAGGGAGGttagaagaagagagggagattcACAGAACTATTCGGATAGAGAGggcagggatggaaggagggaaggaaatacagagggacagagggacaccaGGAGTGAGGGAGACAGTGATGGAGGGAagtggaaagagagagtgagggatgacAACAGAAGAGAACTGAAACATCCTCATAGTAAAAGTGAGGGGGACAATGAGGGGAACGCAGCATGGGAtagagtgagggagaaagagaaggagagacagaaatggagagggggggagatatacagagagagggatggaaggagagatgcttatagacagagagtgagggaaggggacagggatggaAAGAGCGACatggaaagatacagagagagggacaggagaaaaGTGAgggaagtgaagagagagaggaatgaggtgAGAGAAGGGGGCAGACGAGAGGACGGACTAAGGGAAAGGAGGGACCCGGAGAAAGTGAGGGAGGGAACACAGTCCAATGtaactggagagagagtgaagcGGATGGATGGAGaaagattcagagagagggagagatattccaagggggaggatgaagagaggaggcgcagggagaagagggacagagagacagatcccAAAAGGGAGGGAGAAGCAGACGGAGCTAGTCGATCGCTGAGTGAGACAGCCCCAAGGGTGCCACCACGAGTCCAGAGCAGCGGAGAATGGAGCAGTGacatagagagggaaagaaaatggagaagaggaagagaaagtaATGAAGAGAagaagtcagagggagagaaggatgtggatagggggcagagAGAGTTTAGTGAAAAAGAGAGACCAgatagagtgagggggagagaagaaggagaggaggagacgataCCAAAGCGCGCTGAGCAACGGAGGATGTGGTTATTACCACAGAGGGTCAGATATAACAAAGACTCCTCTTTAGAGGATGAGGTTATAGAGCGAGAAAGAGATACAAGTGAAGAAGAGGACAGATCCGTGGAACAAAGGACaggcagagaaaaagagaggaagacagagggagaaggacaaGAGGATAGGTCGGTGGAACAAAGAAAGTCCATAGACgaagagagagaaactgagacggagggagggagggagaggtattcGGAGAGAGGGTTAAATGTAGATGAAGATGATGAGACAGAAGCCTGGAGGAGTTAtagcagaggagaggaacaccagACTtacagcgatggagagagagaggaacgctGGCAAAGGGACagggagacggagagcgagaaTGTGACAGATAACACAGAGGGTgacagagaggaagaaggaggaaGTGATAGATATGCACGGTTCGAGAGCGatggaggaagtgagagagagtgggaaggagggagagatagaatcCCTTCCTCTGAGGATGGCTTTATCACTGTGTCCAGCGGTGGAGAAGAGGAGTTTGAGGACTGCAAGGAATTCGTGGAAGTTGGGGTTGCTAATCATGTTACAAGGCAACCTGTTGGCTTTCAGGGGAGAAgacatgaaagagagagagaaagaacagaagAGCGGACAGAGCAAAATGATGATGCAGTGAAGGGAGAGGTGAATGACGGAAAGGGGAAGAAGCAACCCACCTATGTGTTCTGTGTGATTGGACAAACATTGCCCAGGTCAAAACCCAATCAGACAGCAGTCTTGGGTGACTTGGAATCAGAGGAGACAAATCAAAATCCTGGATATGGTGATAGGGACAGTGGTGACATAACAcacccttccagagatggagacCAAGGGGCAGAGGATGAGAGAAAAATAGTGAGAGATGAGATCCATGTGCCAAaggaggagagaacagacacagaaGAGAGCTCCATAGTGGATGTCAGTCACACCACCCTAGAACGAGACAGTGGAGAACGACTGAAGGTCATGGAGGAGAACCCATACgctgagagagagcgaaggagaaaCTCTGAGACCGAAAAACTCCTCAAAGAGTGGAGAGAAAGACATAAAGAGTACACAGAAATAAGAGAGAGGGACCCaacagacaggaggaggacagaacCAGAGATAGGTCCATCTTCACATCCCAGTGGAGAGTACCACCACCATGGGGTCCCTGTAGTTGACCAAGCCACCTCTGACCAGAATAACCCTGGAGTGATGAGCCCAGAGGAAGCTGTGGCCATCCAAATCCGTATAAGTGGAGCCTGGAGCACAGAAGCGGAGGCCAAGCGCCACTCCCAGGCCTCACAAATGAAGTGGGCCAAGAACGTATTGAGCGAGATCCTTGGCAGCTCGGAGGAACACGCCCTCGGCAACCCCCAGCCAGAGTCACAGGGAAGTCAAAAGGTCAGCCAGACTGCGAGAGGGACCGAGAGGGTAGAAGAGGAGCTAGAGGAAGAAAAGGATGAGACGCCAGAGCGGGGAGGAGCCTCAACCGTCTACGCCACGGTTCAGAAGAGGACGAAGCATGGGAGGAAGTCGGTGGAGGCGAGGCTGGCTGAACGGGAGGCAGAGCCAGGGAAGGTGGAGGATGAGAGAG atgatgaggaggaggaggtgtgcttCAACTGGGGAGACGTGGACCTGAG gaATGTCACGGATACCATCAGAATGGCTAGGAGGAACTCCAAATTTTACA ATTCCCAGCTCTACCAGGAGTACAGTGAGACAGCTCAGAACAGGGAGATCCTCAGTCAGTCTTGCTCTGACGCCCTCTCCATCTACGAGgagctccctgtccccctgtcccccgtACCCTCCTCCCTGGCCCCCTCGCTCCCTCCTGCCCGCAGACCCTTACCCCGTCTCCCCCCAGTCATCCACCCCCACTCTCTGTCCCACTCTGGCTCTACCTCCAGTGGCACCAGTGCCAAGTTCCTACCCATACCACAGCCGCCCCAGGCCCCCCCAGCCAGGCCTTCCTCTCCccgcctctccatctccctcacccAGTCCCCCAGCCTGTGGCAGGAGATCCCTGAGGTCAGGAACAGTGCTGAGTTTGGGGAGCTGACTGACGACCAGAGACGCCTGCAggag GTGCAGTTTGAGGTTGTAACTTCGGAAGCGTCGTACTGTCGTAGTCTGGACATTGTGGTGGATCACTTTGTCAAGTCTAAGCAGCTCGGGGAGCTGTTGACTACTCAGGACAGGAGCTGGCTGTTCTCCaggctggctgatgtccgagCCATCAGCCACAG TTTTCTGTCGAAGCTGGAAGAGAGGGTGGAATCTGATATGATGCACTTCACCGTGTGTGACATCATTGCTCGCCACTGTCAACGCTTCAAGAAGGTCTACGTGCCCTACCTCACCAACCAATCATATCAGGATGCCACTTACCAGAGACTCAT GGATGAGAACCATGGGTTCAGGCGGGTAGTGGAGAAATTGGAACGCAGTCCAGTGTGTCAGCGCCTTCCTCTTCGCTCCTTCCTCATCCTTCCCTTCCAGAGGATCACACGAATTAAACTCCTTGTGCAG AACATCGTGAAGAGAACAGCCCAAGGCACAGAGGAGGAGGTCCAGGCCATCAAAGCTATGAAGCTACTGGAGAGA tTGATCCAGGAGAGCAATGACAGTATTACTCAGATGAAGAGCATTGAGtcgctggtctctctcagtgCCAGAGTGGACTTTGAATGCAGG actctCCCCCTGGTCAGTCAGTCTCGTAGGCTGGTGAGAGAGGGACCGGTGACTGAGATTATGGATTTCTCtctgaaggagacagagaggagtgtctACCTTCACCTCTTCAATGACTACCTGCTGCTGTCGCTGAACAAAGA AGGGGGCAGGTTCACGGTGATAGACCATGCTCCAGTGTCAGAACTGCGAGCTGAGAACTGTCGGGTCAAACTGCACTCTCTAGAGAAGAACCTTTTCCGCCTCCACCTTAACAAGAAAGCCCTGCTACTTTGCACCAACACACA AGGTGATAAACTGCGATGGATCTCTGCTGTCTCCAGGCCCCATCCTGTTATTGACTACTCTACAGCACAAG ACTTCACACAGATGCAGTGCATCCGAGCCTTCGTTGCCCACCAACCAGACGAGCTGTCCCTGGAGAAGGCTGAGGTGATTCTCGTCCACCAGCAGAGCAGCGACG GTTGGGTGGAGGGGACCAGGctgtcagacagacacagaggatgGACTCCTGAGTCCCATTTGGAAACCATAGCCAGCCTCAGGGTCCGGCAGCGCAACCTGCTGGACGCTCTAAAAATTACCACAGCCACGGCTGCAGTATGA